GGCGGGTGTACCAGCTGGCCCTGCTGGACCCCCTCAAGGAGGACGAGGTGCGCGCCTGGGTGCGGGAGCTGGGGGTGGAGCAGGGTGTGGGCCGATGGTTGGTCGAGGCGCTCGGATCGGCGTACCGGGCCCTGGGCGAGCTTCGCCGCGCCCTGGATGCCCGGGGCGAGCGGGTGCCCGACAGCCGGGTGTACGAGATCCTGCACCCCTGCGGGGACGAGACCCGGCTGTTCATGATGGCCAAGACCCAGGACGAGCGCAAACGCCGGCTGATCAGCCGGTACTACACCCGCCTGGCGGACGTGCGGCCGGCGCTGCGGGGCCGGGACCTCCAGCGGATGGGCATCCCGCCGGGGCCCGCCTACCGGCAGCTCCTGGAGGGGCTTCTGCGGGCCCGGCTGGACGGGGAGGTCCGCACCCGGGCCGACGAGGAGGAGTGGGTTCGCCGGCGGTGGGCCGACCGAAAGGAGCCCCCCGCCGGGGCCGGATCTTGACGGCGGCCGATCCAATCGATAGGGTAGCTGTTATCAACCGATCGTCCGGTTGGCGCCGCGGCCACGTCCTCCGGGCCCCACGGGTAAGAGCGACCTCCTGGTCGCGATCGTGACGGGGGCGGGCCATTGCGGGCGGCGGGGCATGGGGTTCAGGAGTCAGAATTCAGGGGACAGAGGTCAGAATGCAGAAGTGGGGGTAGAGTCTAAAAACTGAACTCTGCCCCCTGATACGGCCGCACGCGCCTCTCCACCGGACCCCATGCCCACTGAGGCCTTGATGGTGGCTCAGGAGCCGCCTAGCTGCCTAGCGGCCTAGCCGCCCAGCGGGCCGAAGGCCCGAAGCCACTGGGAAAGGAGGAGGACCATGCCCAAACTGAAGCAGATCTCGGTGTTCCTGGAGAACTCGCCCGGACGGCTCTACGCGGTGACCAAGGCGTTGGGGGACGCCGGCATCAACCTGCGGGCCCTCAGCCTGGTGGACACGGCCGGGTTCGGGGTGCTCCGGCTGCTGGTGTCCGACGTGGCCAAGGCCCGCCGGGTGGTCATGGGGCTCCACCTGCCGGCCCGGATCGACGAGGTGGTCGCGGTGGAGATCCCCGACCGGCCCGGAAGCCTGGCCGCGGTGCTGGAGCCGGTGAACCAGGCCGGCATCAACGTGGAGTACATGTACGCCTTCACCGGCTTCTCCTCGGATAAAGCGGTGATGGTGTTCCGGTTCAGCGACAACGACCAGGCGATCCGGGTGCTGGGGGAGCAGGGCGTTCGGGTGTTGGACGCCCAGGCCTTCGGCATGCTCGAAAGCGCGTGAGTCGCGGAAAGGAGGCAGCGATGGGAGGCTCGTCGGACTTTACCCCCAGCCGGTTCGCGGTCATCGGGGCCGGCCCCGTGGGATGCGTGGTGGCGGCCCACCTGGCGTCGGCCGGCCACGAGGTGACCCTGTGCGACATCGTGGAGGACCTGCTGCGGCCGGCCCTGGACCCGGGGATCGAGATCGAGGGGGCCGAGACCCTGTCGGCACGGGTGACCCGCACCACCACCCACGTGGACGAGCTGGGCGAGTTCTCGCCCGACGTGATCTTCGTGACCACCAAGGCCACGGCGCTGCCGCTCATTGCCTCGGCCATCCAGGGGTTCCACCGCGAGGGCATCCACGTGGTGAGCTGGCAGAACGGGATCGACACCGAGCTGGTGCTGGCCGAGGCCCTGGGCCGGCCCTGGGTGATGCGGGCCGTGGTGAACTTCGGGGTGGGCCTGGCCGGCCCCGGCCGGGTCCACATGGCCTTCCACCATCCCCCCCACTACGTGCAGGAGCTCGACCCGGCCGGCAAGCCGGCCGCCCAGGCCGTGGCCGAGGTCCTCACCGGCGCCGGCCTCGCCACCCAGCACACCGACCAGCTGGTGAACATGGTCTGGCGTAAGACCATCATGAACGCCTCCATGAACCCGGTGTGCGCCCTGACCGGCATGACGATGGCCCAGGCCATGAAGGACCCGTTCGTGGCCGGCATCGTGGACCAGCTGGTCAAGGAGGGGGTGCAGGTGGCCCGGGCCAACGAGATCTCCCTGGGTTGGGACTACTACCGTTACTGCATGGACTACCTGGGCACGGCCGGCGACCACAAGCCCTCCATGCTGATGGACGTGGAGGCCAAGCGCCGCACCGAGATCGACTACATCAACGGCAAGATCGTGGAGTACGGGGAACGGGCCGGGGTGCCCACCCCTTACAACCGCATGGTGCAGGCCCTGGTCAAGGGACGGGAGGAGACCCTGCGCTGAACCGGCCCGCCCCCGGCGGCCGCTCGTCCGGCCCCGCCCCGTCGCCCCGGGGCGGGGCCGGTTTTGTCTGGGCGCCGACGTCTTGCGCGACGGCCGGAGAATGGTCGATGATGAGGGCCCCTTGGATGTTCCGGCCCGGCAGAACCGAGGTGACCGATGCCGCGATTCGTGCTCGCCCTGTGGATGGCCCTGGTGGGAGGGCTCTCCGCCCTGCAGCCGTCGGTGAACGCCCGGCTCGCCGACCGGGTCGGCGGGTTCCTGCCCAGCGCCCTGGTGTCGTTCTCGGTGGGCACCGCAGCGCTGTTGGTGATCGTGGCGGCGTCGGGCCGGCTGCCCAGGCTGTCGGGGGTGGGTGGGGCCCCGTGGTGGGAGCTGACCGGCGGGCTGATCGGAGCGGTGTACGTGGCCAGCACGATCCTGGTGTTCCCCCGCCTGGGCACGGCCGCGGGCATGGCCTCGGTGATCGCGGCCCAGCTGGTGGCCGGGCTGCTGCTGGACCGGGTGGGCGCGTTCGGGTTCGAGCGGATCCCCCTGGGGCCGGCCCGGGTGGCGGGCGTGGCCTTCCTGATCCTCGGGGCCGTGCTGGTGCTCCGGCGGGGGTGAGAGGGGGGGACTGTGGCGCCGTTGAAGCAGCCCTACTTGCTTGGGTCCTGAGAGACGAGAGAGGCTTTTCGCTTTCTAGCCTCCCAGCCTTCTAGCTTTCCAGCGGGCCAAAGGCCCATAGCGGGCCGGAGGCCCGAAGTGACGGGAGGCTCATCGTGGGACATCGCGTGACCGTGTTCAAGCCGTACCCCTTGACCCCGGGGCAGAAGATCCGGATCGAAGGGGGGCCTCGGTCGGGAGACTGGGAGGTCGTGGAGGTGGGCGACCGCACGATGAGGCTCCGCTGCCCGGTGTCGGGCCGGGAGGTGGAGTGGGACCGGTTCGCCTGCTTCGTGGAGGAGCGCCCCGACGCCGAGTGGCCAAGCCGCGAGGGGTGAGGCTCCGGCCTTGACGCACAGGGGGTCCCCGGGTGACCCTTCGGGCTTTTTGGGCCCGAAGCCGGGCGTTGGGACGTGACATGCCGTTAGTGGTGTTGCCGCCGCGTCACCCGTCACCCGTGACCCGTCACGGAAGTACTGCCGTGAATCGTAAATCGTGAATCGTTGGGACGCTTCGCGTTTGGGGCGCGCGGCGGGCCCAAAGGCCTGCATCGGTAGGATCCTGCTCCTGCAGGCGATCCCGGGCCGGAGGCCCGGCCGGACCGGGATCGCTCCCTCGGCCCCAACGACAAACGACCCACGACCTACGACGAACGGCCCTTAAGCCTTCTAGCCCCTGTCCCCAGCGGGCGGAATCCGTGGGAGACGATCGTGAAGAGGATCTGGCTCGTTGTGCTGCTCGCGGCCCTGGCGGCCTGCACCAAGGGGGGAGAGCCCGAAAAGGCCCAGGCCTCGAAGGAGACCGAAGCCCAGGTGGATCTCTCGCCCGCCTACGGCGACACCTTCGTGGACGCCTCGATCGGGGACGCGTCCACCCTGCTCCCCATCCTGGCCACGGACTCCGCGTCCCACTCGGTGGCGGGGCTGATCTACAACGGGCTCGTCAAGTACGACGGCGAGTACAACGTGGTGGGGGACCTGGCCGAGTCGTGGGAGGTCAGCGACGACAACCTGACGATCACCTTCCATCTGAGAAAGGGGGTGCGGTTCCACGACGGGGCGCCGCTCACGGCCCGGGACGTGGAGTTCACCTACCGGGTCACCATGGACCCGAACACCCTCACCGCCTACCGGGGAGACTTCGAGCCGGTGGAGTCGGTCGAGGTGGTGGACGACTACACCCTTCGGGTACGGTACAAAGAGCCGTTCGCGCCGGCCCTGATCTCGTGGGGCGCGGCCGTGCTCCCGCGGCACCTGCTCGAGGGCAAGGACATCAACACCTCGGAGCTGGGCCGCAAGCCCGTGGGCACCGGCCCGTTCCGGTTCGTGGAGTGGCTCACCGGCCAGCGGATCGTGCTGGAGCGAAACCCCGACTACTTCGACACCGATCCGGACACCGGCATGCAGTTGCCCTATTTCAGCCGGTACGTGTTCCGGATCATTCCGGATCTGGGGGTCCAGTTCAACGAACTGATGGCCGGCAAGATCGACATGATGGGGCTGAAGCCCCTGCAGTGGACCCGTCAGACCGACAACGAGCGGTTCCGCAGCCAGTACAACAAGTACAAGTACCTGGCCAATGCGTACACCTACTTAGGTTACAACCTCGAAAAGCCGATGTTCCAAGACGTGAGGGTGCGCCGGGCCCTGACCCACGCCATCGACAAGAACGAGATCGTGGAAGGGGTGCTCCAGGGGCTCGGGGTCCCCGCCACCGGTCCGTACAAGCCGGGGACCTGGGTGTACAACCCCGACGTTCCCAAGTACCCCTACGACCCGGACCGGGCCCGCGAGCTCCTGGCCGAGGCGGGGTGGACCGACACCGACGGGGACGGGGTGCTCGACAAGGACGGGAAGCCGTTCCGGTTCACGGTGCTCACCAACCAGGGCAACGACCAGCGGCTCAAGACCGCCGAGATCATCCAACAGCGCCTCAAGGCGGTGGGGATCCAGATCGAGATCCGCGTGCTCGAGTGGGCCGCGTTCATCAACGAGTTCGTGAAACCCGGTAAGTTCGATGCCGTAATCCTGGGGTGGACGATCACCCAGGACCCGGACCTGTACGACGTGTGGCACTCGTCCAAGGCGGTGCCGGGGGGGCTGAACCACACCCACTACCGGAACCCGGAGGTGGACGACCTCCTGGTGCGGGCCCGGAAGACCTTCGACCGGGCCGAGCGCAAGCGGCTCTACGACCGGTTCCAGGAGATCCTGGCCGAGGACCAGCCCTACACGTTCCTATACGTGCCCTACGCGCTGGTGGCCGTGTCGAACCGGGTCCACGGCATCCGGCCGGCCCCGGCCGGCATCACCTACAACTTCGAGCGCTGGTACGTGCCCAAGGCGCTCCAGCGCCATGCGGAGACACCCTGATCCATGCTGGGGTACATCGCGAAGCGGATCGCGTTCATGATCCCGATGCTTTTCGGGATCACCCTGATCTCGTTTCTGCTGATGCACATGGCGCCGGGCTCCCCCACCGAGCTCTACACTGAGCTCAACCCCAAGGTGGGCGCCGAGTTCCGGGAGCGGTTCGAGGCGTACTACGGGCTGGACAAGCCGTTGCCGGTCCAGTACGTGACCTGGCTCGGCCGGGTCGCCCGGCTGGACCTGGGGATCAGCTTCAGCCCGGACAAACGGCCGGTGTGGGACAAGATCCGGGAGCGGTTGCCGATCACCCTGCTGCTGAACCTGTTGAGCCTGGTGCTCATCCTGGCCACGGCCGTGCCCCTGGGGGTGATCTCGGCGGTGCGCAGGGGGTCGCAGTTCGACCGGACCACCACGGTGCTTGTGTTCGCGGGGTTCTCGGTGCCCAGCTTCTGGCTCGCCCTGCTGCTGATGAAGTGGCTGGGGGTGGACCTGGGGTGGTTGCCGATCTCGGGGCTCGAGTCCCTGGGCGCGGCGAATCTTCCACCCCTGGCCCGGTTCTGGGACCGGGTGCAGCACCTGATCCTGCCGGTGTTCGTGTCGGCCGTGGGGGGGCTGGCCGGCATCAGCCGGTACATGCGGGGCTCGATGCTCGAGGTGATCCGTCAGGACTACGTCACCGCGGCCCGGGCCAAGGGGTTGCCCGAGTGGCGGGTGGTCTACGTGCACGCCCTGCGCAACAGCCTGCTGCCCATCGTGACGCTGATGGGGTTCTGGATCCCGGCGCTCATCGGGGGCAGCGTGATCTTCGAGACGATCTTCGCCATCCCGGGCATGGGGCAGCTGTTTTACCAGAGCGTGATGGCCCGCGACTACCCGGTGATCCAGGGCATTCTTCTCCTGGGAAGCGGGCTCACGCTGCTGGGCAACCTGGTGGCCGACGTGGCGTACGCCCTCGTGGACCCGCGGATCCGGTTCGGGAGGACGTAGAAAGCTCCAGCAGGCCCCTGCGGGGCCCTACAACGGGAAGGGTAACTTTGGTTGGTCCGGGGGCCATTGCTGACGGCGGGGCAGGGGGGTCAGGAACCAGATGAATTCTGGCCCCTGAAACCCATGCCCCCCGGCTCCGACGTCGGGGCGGGCTTTCGACCGACAACCAACGACTGACGACCAACGACCGAAGTTGCTGGGAAGGGGACGACGGTGCCTCGACGAAAGCGGCTGGGGGAGATCCTGATGGACGCCGGCCTCATCACCGAGACCCAGCTCCAGGCGGCCCTGAGCAGCCAGAAGACCTGGGGGGGAAAGCTGGGGTCCACCCTGGTGCGCATGGGGTTCGCGAGGGAGGAGGACATCCTCCGGTGCCTGTCGGCCCAGCTGCGGCTGCCCGCCGTGGACTTCCGGAAGGTCCGGATCTCCCCCCGGGCCCTGGCGGCCGTGCCCCTGCGGATCGCCGAGAAGTACCACGTGATGCCGGTGGCCCTGAAGGAGGAGCTGGGCAAGAAGTCCGTGATCCTGGCCATGGCCGATCCCACCAACCTGGACGCGATCAGCGAGATCGAGTTCCAGACCGGGGTGAACGTGCGGCCGGTGGTGGCCACCGAGTCCGGCATCACCCGGGCCATCAACTACTACTACCGCAAGCAGGGCAAGGACCCCGCAGCCCAGGCCCCCCCATCCGAGCGGGTGCCCGTGGGGCCGGCCGGCGGCTCGGAAGGGGAGGAGGAGATGGTGATCCTC
This is a stretch of genomic DNA from Deferrisoma camini S3R1. It encodes these proteins:
- a CDS encoding ACT domain-containing protein, translated to MPKLKQISVFLENSPGRLYAVTKALGDAGINLRALSLVDTAGFGVLRLLVSDVAKARRVVMGLHLPARIDEVVAVEIPDRPGSLAAVLEPVNQAGINVEYMYAFTGFSSDKAVMVFRFSDNDQAIRVLGEQGVRVLDAQAFGMLESA
- a CDS encoding ketopantoate reductase family protein → MGGSSDFTPSRFAVIGAGPVGCVVAAHLASAGHEVTLCDIVEDLLRPALDPGIEIEGAETLSARVTRTTTHVDELGEFSPDVIFVTTKATALPLIASAIQGFHREGIHVVSWQNGIDTELVLAEALGRPWVMRAVVNFGVGLAGPGRVHMAFHHPPHYVQELDPAGKPAAQAVAEVLTGAGLATQHTDQLVNMVWRKTIMNASMNPVCALTGMTMAQAMKDPFVAGIVDQLVKEGVQVARANEISLGWDYYRYCMDYLGTAGDHKPSMLMDVEAKRRTEIDYINGKIVEYGERAGVPTPYNRMVQALVKGREETLR
- a CDS encoding DMT family transporter; the encoded protein is MPRFVLALWMALVGGLSALQPSVNARLADRVGGFLPSALVSFSVGTAALLVIVAASGRLPRLSGVGGAPWWELTGGLIGAVYVASTILVFPRLGTAAGMASVIAAQLVAGLLLDRVGAFGFERIPLGPARVAGVAFLILGAVLVLRRG
- a CDS encoding peptide-binding protein, which encodes MKRIWLVVLLAALAACTKGGEPEKAQASKETEAQVDLSPAYGDTFVDASIGDASTLLPILATDSASHSVAGLIYNGLVKYDGEYNVVGDLAESWEVSDDNLTITFHLRKGVRFHDGAPLTARDVEFTYRVTMDPNTLTAYRGDFEPVESVEVVDDYTLRVRYKEPFAPALISWGAAVLPRHLLEGKDINTSELGRKPVGTGPFRFVEWLTGQRIVLERNPDYFDTDPDTGMQLPYFSRYVFRIIPDLGVQFNELMAGKIDMMGLKPLQWTRQTDNERFRSQYNKYKYLANAYTYLGYNLEKPMFQDVRVRRALTHAIDKNEIVEGVLQGLGVPATGPYKPGTWVYNPDVPKYPYDPDRARELLAEAGWTDTDGDGVLDKDGKPFRFTVLTNQGNDQRLKTAEIIQQRLKAVGIQIEIRVLEWAAFINEFVKPGKFDAVILGWTITQDPDLYDVWHSSKAVPGGLNHTHYRNPEVDDLLVRARKTFDRAERKRLYDRFQEILAEDQPYTFLYVPYALVAVSNRVHGIRPAPAGITYNFERWYVPKALQRHAETP
- a CDS encoding ABC transporter permease, whose product is MLGYIAKRIAFMIPMLFGITLISFLLMHMAPGSPTELYTELNPKVGAEFRERFEAYYGLDKPLPVQYVTWLGRVARLDLGISFSPDKRPVWDKIRERLPITLLLNLLSLVLILATAVPLGVISAVRRGSQFDRTTTVLVFAGFSVPSFWLALLLMKWLGVDLGWLPISGLESLGAANLPPLARFWDRVQHLILPVFVSAVGGLAGISRYMRGSMLEVIRQDYVTAARAKGLPEWRVVYVHALRNSLLPIVTLMGFWIPALIGGSVIFETIFAIPGMGQLFYQSVMARDYPVIQGILLLGSGLTLLGNLVADVAYALVDPRIRFGRT
- a CDS encoding GspE/PulE/PilB domain-containing protein, giving the protein MPRRKRLGEILMDAGLITETQLQAALSSQKTWGGKLGSTLVRMGFAREEDILRCLSAQLRLPAVDFRKVRISPRALAAVPLRIAEKYHVMPVALKEELGKKSVILAMADPTNLDAISEIEFQTGVNVRPVVATESGITRAINYYYRKQGKDPAAQAPPSERVPVGPAGGSEGEEEMVILQKGEERRVGSLDGLDTGELLKVLIRVLEAKGVLTREELEAALRSQR